In a genomic window of Brucella anthropi ATCC 49188:
- a CDS encoding NAD(P)-dependent oxidoreductase: MGAPMASRLLDAGFDVTVWNRNSAKAAPLAEKGAKLAQSAAEAAETADLVITMLTDGPAVRDVLFDQGAAAALKKGSAVIDMSSISPDFAREHTKHLKAIDINHIDAPVSGGVVGAQEGTLAIMAGGDEAIIAGLADVFKPMGRLTRVGPSGAGQLAKLANQQIVAVTIGAIAEAMVLVEKGGGSRAAFRDAIRGGFCESRILELHGKRMIDRNFEPGGTSRIQLKDLNSILKTAGDLSLSLPLTETVREAFAAFVDEGGGEKDHSALLLHLEKLNEGQKS, from the coding sequence ATGGGCGCACCAATGGCCAGTCGGCTTCTGGATGCAGGCTTTGATGTAACCGTCTGGAACCGGAACAGCGCCAAGGCTGCCCCTCTTGCTGAAAAAGGTGCCAAACTTGCTCAGTCTGCCGCCGAGGCAGCAGAGACAGCGGATTTAGTCATCACGATGTTGACCGATGGCCCGGCAGTACGCGACGTCCTTTTCGATCAAGGAGCCGCAGCAGCCTTGAAAAAAGGCAGTGCAGTCATTGACATGAGTTCAATTTCACCAGACTTCGCACGCGAACATACCAAGCATCTAAAGGCAATTGACATCAATCACATCGATGCCCCGGTCTCCGGTGGCGTAGTGGGTGCCCAGGAAGGCACGCTTGCCATCATGGCCGGAGGAGATGAAGCGATCATCGCAGGCCTTGCCGATGTGTTCAAACCAATGGGACGCCTCACCCGCGTCGGCCCGTCAGGTGCCGGTCAGCTCGCAAAACTTGCCAATCAGCAGATTGTCGCCGTAACTATCGGAGCAATCGCTGAAGCAATGGTTCTGGTTGAAAAAGGCGGTGGGTCGCGGGCAGCATTCCGCGACGCCATCCGCGGTGGTTTCTGTGAAAGCCGCATTCTCGAACTGCACGGCAAACGGATGATTGACCGAAATTTTGAGCCGGGCGGCACATCGCGCATCCAGCTCAAAGATCTCAATTCGATCCTCAAGACTGCGGGCGACCTATCGTTGAGCTTGCCATTGACGGAGACCGTACGCGAAGCCTTTGCAGCTTTCGTGGACGAAGGCGGTGGTGAGAAAGATCACAGCGCCCTGCTCCTTCATCTTGAAAAGCTCAATGAAGGTCAGAAAAGCTAG
- the denD gene encoding D-erythronate dehydrogenase, with protein sequence MHIAIIGAAGMVGRKLTQRLSNDGHLGETPVEKLTLIDIVAAEPPKGFAGSVDTLAADISTMETALKIVSGRPDIIFHLAAIVSGEAELDFDKGYRINLDGTRHLFDAIRLAHIADGYKPRVVFTSSIAVFGAPLPYPIPDEFHTTPLTSYGTQKAISELLLSDYTRRGFFDGIGIRLPTICIRPGKPNKAASGFFSNILREPLSGQEAILPVPEDVRHWHASPRSAVGFLIHGATIDTEAVGARRNLSMPGLSATVGEQIEALRRVAGEKAVGLIRHEPDEMIMRMVAGWAPGFEAKRAQALGFTAETSFDEIIRVHIEDEMGGQR encoded by the coding sequence ATGCATATTGCAATCATCGGCGCTGCCGGCATGGTCGGGCGCAAACTAACGCAGCGCCTTTCAAACGACGGCCATCTCGGGGAAACTCCAGTTGAAAAACTGACACTTATCGATATCGTTGCAGCGGAACCTCCGAAAGGCTTTGCAGGATCGGTCGATACTCTGGCAGCAGATATATCTACCATGGAAACCGCTCTGAAGATCGTGTCAGGACGCCCTGACATCATCTTCCACCTCGCGGCAATCGTGTCCGGTGAAGCAGAACTGGATTTCGACAAGGGGTATCGAATCAATCTGGATGGCACCCGCCATCTGTTCGATGCGATCAGGCTTGCACACATTGCTGACGGCTATAAGCCTCGCGTGGTTTTCACATCGTCTATTGCCGTTTTTGGTGCTCCGCTCCCCTACCCGATCCCTGATGAATTTCACACGACCCCGTTGACGAGCTACGGCACGCAGAAGGCTATCAGTGAACTTCTGTTGTCAGACTACACCCGGCGCGGTTTCTTCGACGGCATCGGCATTCGCCTGCCAACTATCTGCATACGCCCCGGCAAACCGAACAAGGCTGCATCCGGCTTTTTCTCCAATATCCTGCGTGAGCCACTCTCCGGGCAAGAAGCAATCTTGCCTGTTCCTGAAGATGTCCGGCATTGGCATGCTTCGCCGCGCTCAGCCGTCGGCTTTCTAATCCATGGAGCCACCATCGATACGGAAGCAGTTGGAGCACGTCGCAATCTTTCCATGCCGGGTCTCAGTGCGACTGTAGGCGAGCAGATTGAAGCATTACGTCGCGTTGCGGGGGAAAAGGCGGTAGGTCTGATCCGCCACGAGCCAGATGAAATGATCATGCGTATGGTTGCAGGCTGGGCTCCCGGTTTTGAAGCAAAACGCGCCCAGGCTCTTGGCTTCACCGCAGAAACATCCTTTGATGAGATCATTCGCGTTCACATCGAAGATGAAATGGGAGGCCAACGTTGA
- a CDS encoding FAD-binding oxidoreductase translates to MYGSGDMTGNKQADLVALLGDDLVMTGKNDMLGYCRDWPGDVENTAVAVIRPRSTADVSAAVKACASLGLSIIPQGGNTGLVQGGVPDGRDNLVILSLERMNHIRKIDPDDFSAVVDAGCILSELKDKLAAEGMFFPLALGAQGSCRIGGNVSTNAGGINVLRYGMTRELVLGLEVVLPDGTIFNGLSTLRKDNRGIDLKQLFIGAEGILGVVTGVAIKLMPLPDKVETALLGLNSLDDAIALYRRARVQCCDLMSAFEFMPPVAFTLALEAMPELAMPLGQYPAYVLMEVSGSGLVDILSLMEQFLAGAMEDGLVLDGTIASSRAQGQNLWTFREAMNEGQALRGKHLRTDISVPLSKLASFVGEAERELAKVLPDCLAVSYGHVGDGNVHLNVIPESNLDVAAKDKKIKLAKETINAVLDRYAGSISAEHGIGRLKREDFEKCIDPARRKLLEGIKQVIDPDNIMNPGCQLSLDSSKG, encoded by the coding sequence ATGTACGGTTCGGGGGACATGACTGGAAACAAGCAGGCTGATCTCGTTGCTCTTTTGGGCGACGATCTGGTTATGACCGGGAAAAACGACATGCTTGGCTATTGTCGCGACTGGCCGGGAGATGTGGAGAATACGGCAGTTGCTGTGATCCGACCACGCTCGACAGCGGACGTTTCTGCTGCGGTTAAAGCCTGCGCCTCACTGGGATTGTCTATCATTCCGCAAGGCGGAAATACCGGTCTGGTGCAGGGAGGCGTGCCGGATGGGCGCGACAATCTCGTCATTCTAAGTCTTGAGCGAATGAATCACATTCGGAAGATTGATCCGGATGATTTTTCGGCGGTTGTGGATGCCGGTTGCATTCTCTCCGAACTGAAAGACAAACTGGCAGCCGAAGGGATGTTTTTTCCATTAGCACTTGGTGCACAGGGAAGCTGTCGCATCGGGGGAAATGTCAGCACCAATGCCGGAGGCATCAACGTGTTGCGTTATGGCATGACCCGTGAGCTGGTTCTGGGGCTGGAGGTTGTGCTGCCAGACGGTACGATATTCAATGGTCTTTCGACGCTGAGGAAAGACAATCGTGGGATTGATCTGAAACAGCTATTTATCGGGGCAGAAGGCATTTTGGGAGTGGTGACCGGTGTGGCAATCAAACTTATGCCCTTGCCGGACAAGGTGGAAACTGCCCTGCTGGGGCTCAATTCGCTGGATGACGCGATTGCCCTTTATCGGCGCGCGCGTGTGCAGTGCTGTGATTTGATGTCCGCTTTTGAATTCATGCCGCCAGTGGCTTTTACCTTGGCGCTAGAGGCGATGCCAGAACTTGCCATGCCACTAGGACAATACCCGGCCTATGTCTTGATGGAGGTCTCGGGTTCAGGCCTGGTCGACATACTATCCTTGATGGAACAGTTTCTCGCGGGCGCGATGGAAGATGGCCTCGTTCTTGACGGGACAATCGCGTCCTCTCGTGCGCAAGGTCAAAATCTCTGGACATTTCGTGAAGCTATGAACGAAGGACAGGCGCTGCGTGGCAAGCACCTGCGTACCGATATCTCGGTCCCTCTTTCAAAGCTGGCATCATTCGTCGGAGAAGCAGAAAGGGAACTGGCTAAGGTCCTTCCAGATTGTCTCGCCGTTTCTTATGGGCATGTCGGCGACGGCAATGTGCATCTCAATGTCATTCCAGAAAGCAATCTCGATGTTGCGGCGAAAGACAAGAAGATCAAACTTGCCAAGGAAACGATCAATGCTGTTCTGGATCGTTACGCAGGCAGCATCAGTGCAGAGCACGGCATTGGTCGCCTCAAAAGGGAAGATTTCGAGAAGTGCATTGACCCTGCACGACGAAAACTGCTTGAAGGTATCAAGCAAGTCATCGATCCGGACAATATCATGAATCCGGGCTGCCAGCTTTCTCTTGACTCTTCAAAAGGCTGA
- a CDS encoding nucleoside deaminase, with the protein MQTDELKLLEKLIDVIEQDVIPLTERGVAEGNKVFGAALLRKSDLSLVLAETNNETENPLWHGEVHTLKRFYEMPENGRPDTKDMVFLSTHEPCSMCLSAITWSGFDNFYYLFSHEDSRDAFSIPHDLKILKEVFTLEPGGYNRDNAFWHSRSIPKMVASLPDADRQRLGRRLDAIFAKYDELSGTYQASKDGNAIPLN; encoded by the coding sequence GTGCAAACAGATGAACTGAAACTGCTTGAAAAACTGATCGACGTTATCGAGCAGGATGTCATTCCTCTGACCGAACGAGGCGTTGCGGAAGGCAACAAGGTTTTCGGCGCAGCTTTGTTGCGCAAATCAGATTTATCCCTTGTTCTTGCGGAAACCAACAACGAGACTGAAAACCCGCTCTGGCACGGTGAAGTGCACACTTTGAAGCGTTTCTACGAAATGCCGGAGAATGGACGTCCGGATACGAAAGACATGGTCTTTCTTTCCACTCATGAACCTTGCTCCATGTGCCTTTCGGCCATTACCTGGAGCGGTTTCGACAATTTTTACTACCTGTTCAGCCATGAGGATTCACGAGATGCTTTCTCGATCCCTCACGATTTGAAGATCCTCAAGGAAGTCTTCACGCTGGAGCCGGGTGGATATAACCGCGATAATGCCTTCTGGCACAGTCGTTCGATTCCGAAGATGGTTGCGTCGCTACCAGACGCTGACCGCCAGCGTCTCGGCAGAAGGCTCGATGCTATTTTCGCCAAATATGACGAATTGTCCGGTACTTATCAGGCGAGCAAAGATGGAAACGCTATTCCTCTCAATTGA
- a CDS encoding TRAP transporter large permease produces the protein MTLVVFVGSLLSAMAIGVPIAFSLMFCGVILMLYMGMFNTQIIAQNMIAGVDSFTLLAIPFFILAGELMNSGGLSRRIIDFAIACVGHIRGGLGVVAILAAIIMASVSGSAAADTAALATILVPMMAKAGYNIPRSAGLMAAGGIIAPVIPPSMAMIVFGVAANVSITQLFMAGIVPGLMMGIALLFTWQIVVRKDNLKVLPKQSGKDRLQATGRALWALGMPIIILGGIRMGVMTPTEAAVVAAAYALFVGMFVYRELRFVDLYGVFLRAAKTTSIIMFLVASALVSSWLITAANIPAEISGYIAPLIDSPKLLMFAIMILVLIVGTALDLTPTILILTPVLMPIVKQAGIDPAYFGVLFIMNNSIGLITPPVGVVLNVVSGVSKVPLGKVVAGVNPFLISQVIVLLLLVLFPSLVLVPMNWLH, from the coding sequence ATGACGCTTGTAGTATTTGTCGGCTCACTCCTCAGCGCTATGGCCATTGGTGTTCCGATCGCCTTCTCGCTTATGTTCTGCGGTGTCATTCTCATGTTGTACATGGGGATGTTCAACACACAAATCATTGCACAGAATATGATTGCTGGTGTTGACTCCTTCACCCTTCTGGCAATCCCTTTTTTCATTCTGGCTGGGGAACTAATGAATTCGGGCGGCTTGTCCCGTCGCATCATTGATTTCGCCATAGCTTGCGTTGGCCATATTCGAGGTGGTCTCGGTGTCGTTGCCATTCTTGCGGCCATCATCATGGCCAGCGTATCGGGTTCAGCTGCTGCAGATACTGCAGCGCTTGCAACGATCCTCGTCCCCATGATGGCGAAAGCGGGTTATAATATCCCGCGCTCTGCCGGACTTATGGCTGCCGGTGGCATTATTGCACCTGTTATCCCGCCATCTATGGCTATGATCGTATTCGGCGTTGCCGCCAATGTATCCATAACGCAGCTTTTCATGGCTGGCATTGTGCCGGGTCTGATGATGGGTATCGCCCTGCTCTTCACGTGGCAGATCGTCGTCAGAAAAGACAATCTCAAAGTGCTTCCCAAGCAATCCGGCAAAGATCGGCTGCAAGCAACCGGACGCGCACTGTGGGCGCTGGGCATGCCAATCATCATCCTAGGTGGCATACGTATGGGCGTCATGACACCGACTGAAGCAGCCGTGGTAGCCGCAGCCTATGCCCTCTTTGTCGGTATGTTCGTCTACCGCGAGCTGAGATTTGTCGATCTTTACGGCGTCTTCCTGCGAGCAGCCAAGACAACATCCATCATCATGTTTCTCGTCGCTTCGGCGCTGGTTTCGTCATGGCTGATAACGGCCGCAAACATTCCGGCAGAAATCAGCGGTTATATTGCACCGTTAATCGACAGCCCAAAACTGTTGATGTTTGCGATCATGATCCTGGTGCTGATTGTTGGAACGGCATTGGATCTCACGCCGACAATTCTCATCCTGACACCCGTCCTGATGCCGATTGTCAAACAAGCAGGTATTGATCCGGCTTATTTCGGTGTCCTGTTCATCATGAACAATAGTATCGGACTTATCACGCCCCCAGTGGGCGTCGTGCTGAATGTCGTGAGCGGCGTCTCAAAGGTTCCGCTAGGAAAAGTGGTCGCAGGCGTAAATCCGTTCCTGATTTCGCAGGTGATCGTATTGTTGCTGCTGGTTCTGTTTCCAAGCCTCGTATTGGTACCCATGAACTGGCTTCATTAG
- a CDS encoding TRAP transporter small permease, with translation MTKAIDFFYKMLGAILVFLLAGMAIMVFVNVILRYAANSGLTVSEELARYFFVWVSFLGAVLTFRENSHLGIETLVARFGRQGRITCMAISYLIVALCSGIFFWGTWKQFDINASMVAPVTGLSMIWVYGVGLFTGGAMFIIAAERFLRAVTGRLTDEEIATFAGEHSLDHLME, from the coding sequence ATGACGAAAGCCATAGATTTCTTCTACAAGATGCTTGGCGCAATTCTCGTCTTCCTCCTCGCCGGCATGGCCATTATGGTCTTTGTCAACGTGATTTTGCGCTACGCCGCAAATTCCGGACTGACCGTATCGGAAGAACTTGCGCGTTATTTCTTCGTCTGGGTATCGTTTCTCGGAGCCGTTCTTACTTTTCGCGAGAACAGCCATTTGGGCATCGAGACGCTCGTTGCCCGTTTCGGGCGGCAGGGTCGCATTACCTGCATGGCGATCAGCTATCTGATCGTCGCACTGTGTTCGGGAATTTTCTTCTGGGGCACATGGAAACAATTCGACATCAACGCCAGCATGGTTGCACCCGTCACCGGGCTCTCGATGATCTGGGTTTACGGCGTCGGACTATTCACCGGCGGCGCAATGTTCATCATCGCGGCCGAGCGTTTCCTGCGCGCTGTCACCGGTCGTCTGACCGATGAGGAAATTGCCACCTTTGCGGGCGAACATTCGCTCGATCATCTGATGGAGTAA
- a CDS encoding fumarylacetoacetate hydrolase family protein — protein MQDKREVKATAILPEDSHSAILIGRVWSKAENGPCPVLVKDGHVHDISSLSATVSGLLEHSSLLRELDGTENFTNLGSLDDFLSGDRGELLAPIDLQSIKAAGVTFADSMLERVIEEQAKGDPSRAREIRERLAPVIGDNLRGVAAGSEKAAEVKALLQEMGLWSQYLEVGIGPDAEIFTKSQPMSAVGCGATVGILPISQWNNPEPEVVLVVASDGRIVGATLGNDVNLRDVEGRSALLLGKAKDNNASCAIGPFIRLFDGEFTMDVLRKLKLSLTVHGADGFEMTGESPMEAISRDPENLASQMMNRNHQYPDGAVLFLGTMFAPVKDRRGAGQGFTHEVGDRVEISTPKLGCLVNWVDRTDKCPEWTFGIRALIRNLQARNLLDKI, from the coding sequence GTGCAAGACAAGCGTGAAGTGAAAGCAACGGCGATTTTGCCCGAGGACAGCCATTCTGCGATCTTGATCGGTCGCGTATGGTCGAAGGCCGAAAACGGCCCTTGTCCAGTACTGGTGAAAGACGGTCATGTGCACGATATATCCAGTTTGTCCGCTACAGTTTCGGGTCTTCTGGAGCACAGCTCACTGTTACGCGAGTTAGATGGCACAGAAAACTTCACCAATCTCGGCTCTCTGGACGATTTTCTTTCCGGTGATCGCGGAGAGCTGCTTGCTCCCATAGATCTGCAATCGATCAAAGCAGCCGGTGTCACCTTTGCTGACAGCATGCTTGAACGCGTGATTGAAGAACAGGCAAAAGGCGACCCCTCCCGCGCCCGTGAAATTCGCGAACGTCTGGCCCCTGTCATTGGCGACAATTTGAGAGGCGTCGCTGCTGGTTCCGAAAAGGCGGCGGAGGTTAAAGCGCTCCTTCAAGAAATGGGGCTCTGGTCACAATATCTGGAAGTGGGTATTGGCCCTGATGCAGAGATTTTCACCAAGTCCCAGCCGATGTCCGCCGTTGGATGCGGCGCAACTGTCGGTATTCTACCGATTTCACAATGGAACAATCCTGAACCGGAAGTGGTTCTGGTCGTCGCTTCTGATGGACGCATTGTTGGAGCAACTCTGGGCAACGACGTCAATCTCAGGGACGTCGAAGGGCGTTCGGCTCTTTTGCTCGGCAAAGCCAAGGATAACAATGCTTCCTGCGCTATCGGTCCCTTTATTCGCCTGTTCGATGGCGAATTCACTATGGATGTGTTGCGCAAGCTCAAGCTGTCGCTGACTGTTCACGGAGCTGACGGTTTCGAGATGACCGGCGAAAGCCCGATGGAAGCGATTAGTCGCGATCCTGAAAATCTTGCATCGCAGATGATGAACCGCAATCATCAATACCCAGACGGCGCCGTGTTGTTCCTCGGCACGATGTTCGCACCTGTCAAGGACCGTCGCGGTGCCGGACAAGGTTTCACACATGAAGTCGGCGACCGTGTGGAGATATCAACTCCCAAGCTCGGTTGCCTCGTCAATTGGGTCGACAGGACCGACAAATGTCCCGAATGGACATTCGGCATAAGGGCGCTGATCCGAAACCTGCAAGCGCGCAATCTGCTCGATAAAATTTGA
- a CDS encoding TRAP transporter substrate-binding protein, with translation MRKLIMLATTALMAGALTVPAFAEFQDRNIRVSNGINEDHPVGNGIKAMNECLAEKSGGKMKITAFWGGALGGDLQATQALRSGVQEGVVTSSSPLVGIVPALGVFDLPFLFANDKEADAVVDGPFGKMMDEKLAAVGLVNLAYWENGFRNLSNSKHPVNKWEDFSGMKVRVMQNNIFLDTFQNFGANATPMAFGEIFSALETKAIDAQENPYVTIDTSKFYEVQKYVTETKHAYTPFLFLYSKPIFDTYSPEEQAALRECAVVGRDVERKVIRELNQKSLEKIKEAGLEVNTLSPEEHARMLEKSQPIYAKYKSQIGDDIIDAVQKQLGEIRK, from the coding sequence ATGAGAAAACTGATTATGCTGGCAACGACCGCCCTTATGGCGGGAGCGCTAACCGTTCCTGCATTTGCAGAGTTTCAGGATCGCAATATTCGCGTTTCGAACGGCATTAACGAGGATCATCCCGTCGGCAATGGCATCAAGGCAATGAATGAATGTCTTGCTGAAAAGTCCGGCGGCAAGATGAAGATAACCGCGTTCTGGGGCGGTGCACTCGGAGGTGATTTGCAGGCCACACAGGCACTGCGTTCCGGTGTGCAGGAAGGCGTCGTCACGTCGTCATCGCCGCTCGTTGGCATCGTTCCTGCACTTGGTGTCTTCGATCTGCCATTTCTCTTCGCAAATGATAAAGAAGCAGACGCCGTCGTCGATGGACCCTTCGGCAAGATGATGGACGAAAAGCTTGCTGCCGTCGGCCTCGTCAATCTGGCCTATTGGGAAAATGGCTTCCGAAATCTTTCAAACTCAAAACATCCGGTCAACAAGTGGGAAGATTTCAGCGGCATGAAAGTCCGCGTGATGCAGAACAACATCTTCCTCGACACATTCCAGAACTTTGGTGCCAACGCTACTCCGATGGCTTTCGGTGAAATTTTCTCGGCGCTGGAAACAAAGGCTATCGATGCACAGGAAAACCCTTACGTCACAATCGATACGTCCAAGTTCTACGAAGTGCAGAAATACGTAACGGAAACGAAACATGCCTATACACCGTTTCTGTTCCTTTATTCCAAGCCGATCTTCGACACGTACTCACCGGAAGAACAGGCCGCCTTGCGTGAGTGTGCCGTAGTCGGTCGCGACGTTGAACGCAAAGTCATTCGCGAACTGAACCAGAAGTCGCTCGAGAAGATCAAGGAAGCGGGCCTGGAAGTAAACACACTGTCACCGGAAGAGCATGCTCGCATGCTTGAGAAGTCCCAGCCGATCTATGCCAAATATAAGTCCCAGATCGGCGATGACATTATCGACGCAGTGCAAAAGCAGCTTGGTGAAATCCGAAAATAG
- a CDS encoding mandelate racemase/muconate lactonizing enzyme family protein has translation MKITAIETIRIAERPNLLWVEVHTDEGITGLGETFFMSETVEAYLHEYVAPRVVGRDPLQIDLLASDLVGYLGFRSTGAEVRGNSAFDIALWDLYGKATNLPIAQLLGGFSRQSIRTYNTCAGTEYIKKATGQQSANYGLAGAGANYDDLNGFLHRADELALSLLDEGITAMKIWPFDMAAEKTRGQYISQPDLKAALQPFEKIRAAVGDRMDIMVEFHSMWQLLPAMQIAHELAPFKTFWHEDPIKMDSLGSLKRYAEASIAPICASETLGSRWAFRDLLETGVAGVVMLDLSWCGGLSEARKIAAMAEAWHLPVAPHDCTGPVVLCASTHLSLNAPNALIQESVRAFYKTWYRDLVTALPEVKNGMITVPPGAGLGMELHPEMDKAYTVSRRKTDRSNF, from the coding sequence ATGAAGATCACCGCAATCGAAACCATCCGTATCGCCGAACGGCCAAACCTGTTGTGGGTGGAAGTTCATACGGACGAAGGAATTACCGGACTCGGTGAGACCTTTTTCATGTCCGAGACCGTCGAGGCCTATCTCCACGAATATGTTGCGCCGCGCGTTGTCGGTCGCGATCCTTTGCAGATCGATCTGCTGGCATCTGACCTTGTGGGCTATCTCGGTTTCCGTTCAACCGGCGCGGAAGTGCGCGGCAACTCCGCTTTCGATATTGCCCTGTGGGATCTATACGGCAAAGCTACCAACCTCCCGATTGCTCAACTTCTCGGCGGCTTCAGCCGTCAGTCCATCCGAACCTATAATACCTGCGCCGGAACTGAATACATCAAGAAGGCTACCGGCCAGCAATCCGCCAATTATGGTCTGGCGGGTGCTGGCGCTAATTATGACGATCTTAATGGCTTCCTGCACCGCGCAGACGAGCTTGCGCTCTCGTTGCTGGACGAGGGCATAACGGCGATGAAAATCTGGCCATTCGACATGGCGGCAGAAAAGACACGCGGGCAGTATATCTCTCAGCCTGATCTAAAGGCGGCATTACAGCCTTTCGAGAAAATCCGTGCAGCCGTCGGTGACCGCATGGATATCATGGTTGAATTTCATTCAATGTGGCAGCTCTTACCCGCCATGCAGATCGCCCATGAACTCGCGCCTTTCAAGACCTTCTGGCACGAAGACCCGATCAAGATGGATAGTCTTGGCAGTCTCAAGCGCTATGCGGAAGCAAGCATAGCGCCGATCTGTGCCTCTGAAACACTGGGGAGTCGTTGGGCGTTCCGTGATCTTCTCGAAACGGGTGTAGCTGGCGTCGTCATGCTCGATTTGAGCTGGTGTGGTGGTCTCTCGGAAGCCCGCAAAATTGCCGCCATGGCGGAGGCCTGGCATCTGCCGGTCGCCCCTCATGATTGTACCGGACCAGTCGTCCTGTGTGCCTCAACGCACCTGTCACTGAATGCACCGAATGCCCTCATTCAGGAAAGCGTCCGCGCATTCTACAAGACCTGGTATCGCGATCTGGTCACGGCCCTGCCCGAAGTGAAGAACGGGATGATCACGGTTCCACCCGGCGCAGGACTTGGCATGGAACTTCATCCAGAAATGGACAAGGCCTATACCGTCAGCCGAAGAAAAACAGATCGATCTAATTTTTGA
- a CDS encoding sugar phosphate isomerase/epimerase family protein, with the protein MTSDHTISAIGFCTPTGDGNFSTLEGAIRNIVELGSEAVELSLYGEEIISGGRLIPHRVDRLVDITRQFDMRYSVHGQIVSNFMDREHLDYQKAVVRAMLELCDHVGAEVLVHHSGHAPMPALSRIPDLDKMERDALAEMAELAKTYGVRIALENIFAMSDAEYRQTPAQVAETVVAVNHSSVCGLIDFSHAYIECTRLGLDWRSQVRAMAPVTGHLHVHDSFGRPYTMTKFYHPAEATALGIGDLHLPIGWGDIPWEEIFDELTFLPDTFLIMEIGEDRFSTEQADSLARARKLAERVNNRLKAA; encoded by the coding sequence ATGACCTCTGACCATACAATATCAGCGATTGGCTTCTGCACCCCTACGGGTGACGGTAATTTCAGCACGCTTGAGGGCGCAATCCGCAACATTGTCGAACTCGGTTCGGAAGCTGTAGAACTGTCGCTATATGGCGAGGAAATAATCTCAGGCGGTCGTCTCATTCCGCATCGCGTGGATCGTCTCGTTGATATCACCAGACAGTTCGACATGCGCTACAGCGTTCACGGACAGATTGTTTCCAACTTCATGGATCGAGAGCATCTGGATTATCAAAAGGCGGTTGTTCGGGCGATGCTGGAACTCTGTGACCATGTCGGAGCGGAAGTTCTCGTTCATCACTCCGGCCATGCTCCGATGCCTGCACTTTCTCGTATTCCCGACCTCGACAAGATGGAACGGGACGCGCTCGCCGAAATGGCGGAGCTTGCGAAAACTTATGGCGTCCGGATCGCGCTGGAGAATATTTTCGCGATGAGCGATGCTGAATATCGCCAGACACCGGCTCAGGTTGCCGAAACAGTAGTTGCGGTCAATCATTCTTCCGTTTGCGGTCTGATCGATTTCAGCCATGCCTATATTGAATGCACACGTCTGGGGCTTGACTGGCGTTCGCAAGTTCGCGCTATGGCTCCGGTGACGGGGCATCTGCACGTTCACGACAGTTTTGGCCGTCCTTATACGATGACCAAGTTTTATCATCCTGCCGAGGCAACAGCACTCGGTATCGGCGATCTGCACCTGCCGATCGGCTGGGGTGATATTCCGTGGGAAGAAATTTTCGACGAACTGACTTTTTTGCCCGATACATTCCTGATCATGGAAATCGGAGAAGATCGTTTCAGTACCGAACAAGCCGACAGTCTCGCACGTGCTCGCAAGTTGGCTGAACGCGTCAACAACCGCCTGAAAGCAGCCTGA